In one Vigna radiata var. radiata cultivar VC1973A unplaced genomic scaffold, Vradiata_ver6 scaffold_158, whole genome shotgun sequence genomic region, the following are encoded:
- the LOC106752462 gene encoding 17.5 kDa class I heat shock protein: MSLIPSFFGTGRTTNVFDPFSLDVWNPFETALSFPRSEVSSETAAIANTRIDWKETPEAHVFKADLPGLKKEEVKVEIEEGRVLQISGQRTKEKEDKNDKWHRVERSSGSFLRRFRLPENAKVNEVKAAMENGVLTVTVPKEEVKKPDVKPVQITG, translated from the coding sequence ATGTCGCTCATTCCAAGTTTCTTCGGCACAGGGCGAACGACCAACGTCTTCGACCCCTTCTCCCTTGACGTGTGGAACCCATTCGAAACCGCACTCTCCTTTCCGCGCTCCGAGGTCTCGAGCGAGACGGCGGCGATCGCCAACACGCGCATCGACTGGAAGGAGACCCCGGAGGCGCACGTGTTCAAAGCGGATCTCCCGGGGCTGAAGAAGGAAGAGGTGAAGGTGGAGATCGAGGAGGGAAGGGTGCTTCAGATCAGCGGACAGAGGACGAAGGAGAAAGAGGACAAGAACGACAAGTGGCACCGCGTGGAACGTAGTAGCGGCAGCTTCCTCCGCCGCTTCCGCCTGCCGGAGAACGCCAAAGTCAATGAGGTTAAGGCTGCTATGGAGAACGGAGTGCTCACTGTCACTGTTCCCAAGGAGGAAGTGAAGAAGCCCGATGTGAAACCCGTTCAGATTACTGGCTAG